TTGGTCTGCCCAAGACTCCCATGTAAAGAAATCTGTGAATCTTGAAGCAGAGTCATCATGTCTTTCACCCGGACAGTTATCTTGTATCTCCAACCTACGAGGCAGAAAATGAGCAATAGTTACAGCATGAGACAACTGCTTGGGACCTATGAGGTTCAATAGAAATAGGGGCAAATATAATTTGTCAAATCTTTATCTGAGAATGCATGCTTCACTAGTGTAGGATGTGGTATTCTGTACCATGTAAAGGAGGATGGGGCAGAGAAATAGACAATGCATAGGAAACTTACTTGAATAGGGAGTTTCTGCAGCAGTGTCCAAGTAAAACACTTGGTTATCTGGTGTTATTCCAGCATAGGTGTCTGCATAGTGACCCATTAATGGGCAGCCAATTGCTGGACATGGGAACCCCTCACCCTGAGGAAGTAGAAATACAATTGGTTCACAGAATGTTTGATAAGACAGAGTGGTTAACGTATTATATACCAGTATATGGAACATGGCAATTACACCATCTATAGTTTTTATAAGAAGCAGCTTCTGTTTAAAGACCTCCTCAATATAATCAGCCTATATTAATTTATAGATGTAGGCTATATTGCACTCTGCGGTCCTATTTTAGGAGATTTCCATCACccaatatttttgtttaatatatactAAGTTTAAGTGTTTAATCTGAGCTATTGATATGAATAGAGTTACCAGTTGGAAATGCTCATAAGAGTCACTTTTAAATCCAATAAAGCCCTCGCGATTGGAGATGGTTGCTGTATAATAGCGGTAGCTTCGGAGGTGATTACATGCAAAGAGACCACCATCTGGCAGAAGAGAAAGACAATTATATATTTGTCATGTTAATATGGTCTTGTCCAACCATCTTGAtatagtaatgttacctttccaTAGCTCATCAGGGTGAAAGAGCATAGTGATGTGAAACTCACATCCTGGCATCCCTTCTCCTCCATTAGGAAAAAAGTCCAGATTACCAAGCAATTGGCTGGTTCCATAACCTTTGAACCCTAAAGAGTGGGGAGAAAATAATTTGGTTGTTTGCTAGTGTTGTACATGTTTGTAATTATGCTTTGCAGTTAATTGAGGGGCATTCAGAGTAATATTTGCATGGAGGCAGTTATCAAGTGCCAGGCCTCCAAATTGCCAGTCTGCTTGTTAAATTGATGAGAATGTGGATAGAGCAAACAAGGTTCTCATACAATGCATAGTGTACATTTGTGATTCCACAtctcaagaaaaagaaaaaaaaaatccacacctcCAAGCGTGCATTTTTTTGTCCACAAGGGAAAGCCTAGTATAATTTTGACATTATGATGGACCTCCAGAGAGGAATATGATAGCACCAAGACCAGTGAAAGCCAAAGATGAGGATATTTTAAGTGTGGCATTTAGTTCTGACATTGTGTCTGTCAACACCAGCCTGAGTGAAGACCTGGTGAGAAGTCTTAGACAGGACCACTAAGACCATCAGGAGATTTTTTTCTGAGGGATTCTCAAGGCAGAGTTAaccccttacacatacataccTAGATGGGCAATAAGGGAGGAAGTGTCTGTGTGAATTACATCCACAAGTTCTGCATCTGTTATATCCAGGCGGACCTCAGGTGGGGTTCCCTGGAAGTAGGGACCTGCTGGACTCAGACCTGGTGGAGAAGTTACACTTAGAGAAATCGTTCTTAAACAGGACATGCTTGAGCATGCAAACGTAGCAAGAAAATAAGTTAATTTACAAGGGGGATATAGGATTTGTGGCAATGATTTCTGAGGAGTATTTCAGGATCAGTCTATAGCTTTACCATTTGGGGCCAAGCTCACCGGTTATTCTGGAAATCCCAGGTCTTCTCTTTCCTGCTTCCCCAGATACCTGCGCTCCCAGACTGTGGCCAATAAGGTGTACGTTTGATGGAGAGTAGCCAGTAGTGTTCTGTAAGTGATTTTAGATGAGAGTTGGGAGATACCATGTTAACACCATAATCCAGAGAGTGGTAAGATTTCCATAATACTAGTCAttagtagagttgagcgaacccagaCTAAAGCTCGGGTTCGTACtgaacattaagttttttggaccctggacccgaacagatcagtgtatgttcgggttggagttcggcgatttaatggcacattttgaaaggctgcagggcagccaatcaagcttctcgtgtgcccttagaagccatcatgggcatggctgtgattggccagtgcagcgcCTCTATATACAAGCTGGAGTCATGTAGCGCCGCAcccacatgagctcttattagtgtagggagaggatgctgcagctgtgagggacagattaggaaagaattctggtgttgaatctgcaaactacagcgatttttgtgggtgctatactacatttttgtaccctgccctgagcccagtgccacagagtgcagtgcacttgcaactgcatgtgtgccaggcacattactttaatcctgttctggtagctcagtgggcaacacctaagcatttttaaatacggtcattttgggggggggggggggggggggggcccaagtAGTACATTTGcatactgcatttcttgcagtccaataaaacccttaaatactatgGTTaaatttttggtgctaaatagtacgttTGCggcgcacttcatatctgagagtcaaatcgaacgGTCAAATACTGACCCcattttacttgcttttgcagctctctagctctTTCCAAGAGTTTTTTTggggcatttttgtgcccaaaagttcgggtccagggtcaagttcgatcccgtACTTTtccgaagttcggccgaacccgaacatccaggtgtcctctCAACTCTAGTCATTAGCAGTCACCATTTGCACTCCACCGCCATTATAATAGAGGAAATATATTACTACATAGCAGGTCAATGTCATACAACAAGGTCTAGAACCAGACAAGTCCCAAAAGTGTATTAAAAGCAATAATTTGGCAAAGGAAAGACTTCCATGGATCATGTAGGAGTGCGTGCATTATCTCAATATTCTTCCACAGTGTAGAGTATGCATACCATAAGCGTGTCGATGAAGTAGGCCAGAACAGCACCCACAACTCGGACATTATTGACAGCCTGGGTATAAAGAGCATGTGCTCCACGCTGCCAGTTAACGCAGAAACAGTTTATATCCTCGACTTTTAACATTTCCTGGGGAGACAAGAACACCATACACTTTAATAAAGCCCATATTTAGTCCAACTATAGATTAGTTAATAGAAAGGCAAACTGCAAAATGTAGAACAAAGTAGCAGACATTGCTCAGATCACTGCTTTTCTACTTTAGCCTTTATTTTCAGTTTGTTTATAATCTAATGAAGGGGAGAAACCACCCATAGAATTGCAGTACCACCACATATTCCTGGCCTGATATCCCTTGACACCAAATAGGACTAAGCATGAAGCCTACTGTATGTAGAGTTATATGCTACAGGAGGGGCATCTGGTAATACATTAAGGAGGGATCCCAAGGAAATAGACTAATTTCGTCACTTCAGAACCTGAATGCTACATACATCATACCAGCACCTTCATGTATTGCCTAGCAGCATGAAGAGGAGGTTGATCCAGGAGGGTATTGCAATCACAAAACAACCAATATGTAGAGTTAAAGACTCACATTGCACATGTCTTCCAGCCAGCTTGCCTCTCCTTCGCTGATAAAGCCATGGATAACAAAGCGAGATTTGCGGCTATTTTTAAAGTTTGATGTAGACAAGGTGGATTCATTGAAAGCCTGGACCTCCTGGAAGAGAAAGAATAAATCTTTATCTTGGATATTACATAGACATGCTAGGGATGGATTAGACATACACGGGGAGAGGGGGGGTACCAGTAGGCTCTGGCTGCTGGGACCTACATACCAACCTCTGTATGCATCACTTAGACCAATTTATCATACATTTAATCCAGCAATTTAGATTTCTGAAGCTTTAATCATTTTCATTTCTAACCATTTTTACACATTCCTTGAATGAAATGCATTCCATACAGGTGACAGTCCCCAAGTAGAATACAACTTTGAGTGCTTGTTCTTTTAATTATAGCAAGTCCCTGAAACCAACAACCCCCTCCATTTCCTGCACATTGTCTCACACCTGATGCCCTGCTGAAAGCTCATAGTTGGCACCTGCAGTTCATGACCATATGTCTatcacctcaccccccccccgcAAATCacccaagcagtctgagccacaagtcatgcagcagtcttaTGCTTTGATGACTCGCCTGGCCGGGGTTtccgtgggccatccacctagccctgcacCAGAAGTGGAAgggattgagtgcactgatgcagccacttatgtgtgaggatgtggacatgcaaggaccacCGCAGCTCGtctgatgacgaaacacaggtgccaactgctgttgCTTTCAGTAGTGTGCAGactggcaaggagggcagggtgaaAGAtagaggtcctagaccccacatggaatgaaggtcatgcgagtgacatgtccagtttggaggaagaggtggcggtcgcacagaggcaccagcacagcataagagggagcagggtgcaaaagcagagCGGCCGTCCTCTAGACAGcacgcctgctactgcccaccacACCCAGGGACCAAGCACACCAAAATCAGCTCCAAGAAGTTCCCTGGCGTGGAAGTTCTTCAGATGATGTGCTGACAAGACAcaagtggtttgcacgctgtgcaatcagagcctgaacgaggcataaacgtgctaaacctgagcacaacctgcatgaccaggcatctacatgcaaagcacgagcagTGAAGCAGAGTAAGCacatcaaaaaccaagaaaggtttCAGGCTCCtcttgcttcctcttctgctgctgtctctgcctcttcctccacctctggagtcaGTGGCAGCAATGCCACCACGTCCGAAGCCGTCCCCAACCATCTCCACGGAagtgttcagctgtccatctcccaaacactggagagaaagtaagtacccccctagccacctgtgatccctggccctgaatgccagcatttcaagaTTCATGGCCTTTGAAAGGCAGCCAGTCTGGTGGAGATGGACAGTTCTAAAAACCTGATGGCagtggctgtcccacagtacgtggttcccagccACCCCTACTTTTCCAGGCAAGctatcccttccctgcacaaccaattggcaGACAAAAATCAGGTGTGTACTGCGCAActccatctgtggcaaggtccacataaccacagatacgtgGGCCAGTAAGCATGGGCAGGGACGCTagatctccctaactgcacactgaGCAAATGCagtggcggctgggcctgaggcggatagcagttgttgccactgagcctcaagcctggCGGTGTGCGATAATAGgcaaaatctcgtagcagctctgtgcctagccggtttgactcacatcccttgcctggtgcacgtgctgaatttggtggtgctgaaattcctgaaaaactatcCAGATATATCAGAACTGCCTCAAAGTGCAGGCCATCTGTGCAcgcttttggcgttctcaccctgctgcttgcCTGTGCTGCAGCATAGCTTCGGCCTTCCCACTCACTGCCTCATATTcgaccttgcacatgctggagagactgagCAGAAGCAGGCTATAGCGGAGTATCAGCTGCTGCACGCAccggtcagtcgctctgcggtacagcaccaatgagtgggcctccacgcgagacctgtgtgccattttgcactgtttcgagtactccaccaacatggccagtgccgataaCGCTGTtttcagccttactatcccgcttctatgtctccttgaaaaaacgcttcgGGCGATGacggaagaggatgtggcacaggaggaagaggggtaatttccacggttatcaggccagtcattcacaagtggcttggagggtgggttcctgcaccagcataggccaggaaCATAATTgcccagccagggcacagttctggaggaggACGAGGAActgtgttcacagcagggtggcacccaatGCAGCTtgtgggcatcactggagcgtggcgggggaggggagagatacggaggacacagacgatacacctcccacagaggacagcttgtccttgcctctgggcagcctggcacacatgagcgactacatgctgcagtgcctgcgcaatgactgccgagttgcccacattctaacttgggctgattactgggtggccaccctgctggatccccattacaaggacaacgtgccatccttaattccctcactggagcgtgatcagAAGATTGACGACTACAAGCACACTCTGGTAGACTCGCTGaggagggcattcccaactgacaccgggctcagtggaagcacaaggcgaaggcagaggacGAAGAGGTTGCCAatgcagctggggcaccgccagcatctcagaaggcagggttagcatggccgaaatgtggaaaagttttgtcagcacaccacaacaaccagcaccaccatctgatttggaacgtcttagcaggaggcagcatttcagcaacatggtggaacagtacgtgtgcacacgcaccgactgatgggtctgccccattcaacttctggacctccaaattgggcacatgggctgagcttgccctttatgccttggagatGCTggcctgcagccagtgtattgtctgaatgtgtgtttagCATGGCAGGTGGTGTTATcccagacaagcgcagccgcctgtctATGGCAAACGTGGACAAGCTCatgtttattaaaattattattattattttattattttattatttatatagcgccaacaaattccgtagcgctgtacaatgggtggactaacagacacataattgagatcagaccactggacgtacaggaacagagggggttgagggccctgctcaatgagcttacatgctcgagggagtggggtatagtgacacaaacgggttaaagtaggggaattaaatagtttgttagagaagggtttattgagtgcttggtaggtcatttttgacagttgcagggaaggagtcaaggggtgggggatgagaagcctgctgacagtttaattgatacgctttaacgaagaagtg
The DNA window shown above is from Pelobates fuscus isolate aPelFus1 chromosome 10, aPelFus1.pri, whole genome shotgun sequence and carries:
- the LOC134575531 gene encoding pancreatic lipase-related protein 2-like, whose translation is MMILSPLSVIALLGIVKGGEVCYDKIGCFNDDIPWSGTEERLISRLPWSPEEIGISFLLHTRENPLDYHEVQAFNESTLSTSNFKNSRKSRFVIHGFISEGEASWLEDMCNEMLKVEDINCFCVNWQRGAHALYTQAVNNVRVVGAVLAYFIDTLMNTTGYSPSNVHLIGHSLGAQVSGEAGKRRPGISRITGLSPAGPYFQGTPPEVRLDITDAELVDVIHTDTSSLIAHLGFKGYGTSQLLGNLDFFPNGGEGMPGCEFHITMLFHPDELWKDGGLFACNHLRSYRYYTATISNREGFIGFKSDSYEHFQLGEGFPCPAIGCPLMGHYADTYAGITPDNQVFYLDTAAETPYSSWRYKITVRVKDMMTLLQDSQISLHGSLGQTNKYQIYSGYITEDAIYTTYIDVELYVGELTQVIFHFKEDLPDFLQPPLANETIAIQFGKDGKMYNFCGNETLEKQAIYLPLC